Proteins encoded together in one Streptomyces sp. B1I3 window:
- a CDS encoding TetR/AcrR family transcriptional regulator, whose translation METVTDTAACAAQRRASRPRADALRNRERIVTAAREMFVEFGPDVPLDEVARRAGVGNATLYRNFPDRAALTHEVVLAVTSRTTDRAEEAVAAESDPFAALSRFVHAAADERIGALCPMLSGGFDKDHPELLAERRRLEEAVEGLVERAMSAGRLRTDIAVGDVLVALSQLTRPLPGIACPDIDRFTHRHLQLFLDGLEAPARSELPGSAATLEVLRRGH comes from the coding sequence GTGGAGACCGTCACCGACACCGCCGCCTGTGCCGCGCAGCGCCGTGCGTCCCGTCCGCGGGCCGACGCACTGCGCAACCGGGAGCGCATCGTGACGGCAGCCCGCGAGATGTTCGTCGAGTTCGGGCCGGACGTGCCGCTCGACGAGGTCGCCCGCCGGGCGGGAGTGGGCAACGCCACGCTCTACCGCAACTTCCCCGACCGGGCCGCTCTGACCCACGAGGTCGTCCTCGCGGTCACGTCCCGCACCACCGACCGTGCGGAGGAAGCCGTCGCGGCGGAATCCGACCCCTTCGCCGCTCTCAGCCGCTTCGTGCACGCGGCGGCCGACGAACGGATCGGCGCCCTGTGCCCGATGCTGTCGGGCGGCTTCGACAAGGACCACCCCGAACTGCTCGCCGAGCGCCGTCGCCTCGAAGAGGCCGTCGAAGGGCTCGTGGAGCGCGCCATGTCCGCCGGGCGTCTGCGCACCGACATCGCCGTCGGTGACGTACTCGTCGCCCTTTCCCAGCTCACCCGGCCGTTGCCCGGCATCGCCTGCCCGGACATCGACCGGTTCACCCACCGTCACCTGCAGCTCTTCCTGGACGGCCTGGAAGCCCCGGCCCGCTCCGAGCTGCCCGGATCGGCGGCGACCTTGGAGGTTCTGCGCCGCGGGCACTGA
- a CDS encoding M6 family metalloprotease domain-containing protein, whose translation MQQPRHRIRRCRRPLALAGATVLVIATMASASSTLHAPGRAAAGPVAAPRGTGLGPCRIAATMGVQMSEGMPTPPGYARSTGRLNALNLMIDFPDAEATEPAADRLAEFFPQTADWFHTSSYGRLTYEPHTPLKDWLRMPLPFAEYGIERGSPYEPGYRKLVKDLVRVADRKVDFAAYDLVNVLVTPNAGPSALDTVLSVTFSGNDDAPFADGVPLANTSFVYSRQDDGSGSYEETGYRVLPHENGHVFGLPDLYTTEGGGSVGHWDIMSEDWGANNDLLGWHKWKLGWLDNDQVSCAAMPGTSEHTIGPLATTGGPKLAFVPLSAQSGYAVEVRTAAGNDDAICRPGVLIYKVSSDVDTGQGPISVADSTEDSGGCTRRPNIHAELSDAPFEPGETFTDRSNGIRISVLTEDADGNYRIRITRP comes from the coding sequence ATGCAGCAGCCCCGCCACCGGATACGCAGATGCCGTCGCCCCCTCGCACTCGCCGGGGCGACGGTCCTGGTCATCGCGACCATGGCCTCGGCCAGCTCAACGCTCCACGCCCCCGGCCGCGCCGCCGCAGGACCTGTGGCCGCGCCCCGGGGAACCGGCCTCGGCCCGTGCCGGATCGCCGCGACCATGGGTGTGCAGATGTCGGAGGGCATGCCGACGCCGCCCGGATACGCGCGGTCGACGGGGCGGCTCAACGCCCTCAACCTGATGATCGACTTCCCGGACGCGGAGGCGACCGAACCGGCCGCCGACCGGCTCGCCGAGTTCTTCCCACAGACCGCCGACTGGTTCCACACCAGCTCCTACGGCCGCCTCACCTACGAGCCCCACACGCCCTTGAAGGACTGGCTGCGGATGCCCCTGCCGTTCGCCGAGTACGGGATAGAGCGCGGCTCCCCGTACGAACCGGGCTACCGCAAGCTCGTCAAGGACCTCGTGCGCGTCGCCGATCGGAAGGTCGACTTCGCCGCGTACGACCTGGTCAACGTGCTGGTCACGCCGAACGCGGGCCCTTCGGCTCTCGACACCGTGCTGTCGGTGACCTTCTCCGGCAACGACGACGCCCCCTTCGCAGACGGGGTACCGCTCGCCAACACGTCCTTCGTCTACAGCCGCCAGGACGACGGTTCGGGATCGTACGAGGAGACCGGCTACCGGGTCCTGCCCCACGAGAACGGGCACGTCTTCGGGCTGCCCGACCTCTACACGACGGAGGGTGGCGGCTCCGTGGGCCACTGGGACATCATGTCCGAGGACTGGGGAGCCAACAACGACCTCCTGGGCTGGCACAAATGGAAGCTCGGCTGGCTCGACAACGACCAGGTCAGCTGCGCCGCCATGCCCGGCACCAGCGAACACACGATCGGGCCGCTGGCCACGACGGGCGGCCCGAAACTGGCCTTCGTCCCGCTGAGCGCCCAGTCCGGCTACGCGGTGGAGGTGCGGACCGCGGCCGGCAACGACGACGCGATCTGCCGGCCCGGAGTCCTCATCTACAAGGTGAGCTCGGACGTCGACACCGGCCAGGGGCCGATATCCGTCGCGGACAGCACCGAGGACAGCGGCGGCTGCACCCGGCGGCCCAACATCCACGCCGAGCTCTCCGACGCACCGTTCGAGCCGGGCGAGACGTTCACCGACCGGTCCAACGGCATACGCATATCCGTGCTCACGGAGGACGCCGACGGTAACTACCGGATCCGGATCACCCGGCCCTGA